The Apium graveolens cultivar Ventura chromosome 3, ASM990537v1, whole genome shotgun sequence sequence tcccctataccaagggtatacacaaataatgtttatctctaacataggtattatgaaGTTCATAATCTCTACATTAAAGCAATTGTATTTGACAAAGGAACATCACGATTTCAACAcgtgcatgcatatatatatacatatcatCATGATTTCCAAAACATAAATCATGATTCCCaaaacatacatgcatatatatatatatatattaagatttTTCTAACAATATTCATGCAATTATCGCAAGATAACGCATATATATAacacatcacaacaacagtattacgggtagaaaacttgcctgagcgataTGGGGTGGGAATGGGTCTGTGAAAAGTCCGGTAACCTATAACAACACCTAAGTCGGAATCAATCCTCGGTCGCTTAAAAACTAGACTTTATTCATTCATACCCTAACGCTCGCTTCGACGCTTAAGGATTTATATTAGTCGCGTGAGTACTATCGGCTCCACCATTTTCataaaattaaccgttaaacATTTTAAGGTGACTCTTTCGCGAGGGATTTAcaaactgcctaatccacttttcATAATGTTTCGTGTTTCAATAAGTTTTTTAGGGGCCTTAAACATGGTCTTAAATTTACTCGAGGGGTAAGGGTCCGttcacgaaatgccgttacttaaaacggtcgtttctcccaAACCGTAAGTCGGATTTAAGCgaatcacatatcaaaacgaagcttaaaTCATATACTATCTAAGAATTGTAGTGGTGAGTTCATAATATTGGGTGTTCGGATCCAAAATCTAAGAACAAAAAAGTCTCTAGAAAAATGGCCATTGCGATGGCTATAAGTTAATGATTCCCAATTTTTTAACTATGCAAATCCATACCAAACCAGCACAATCCACCAAAAACTCATTCATCAATAAATATCACTCAACAACCATTCTTTTACCATGGATATAAGTCAAAATAAGCCAAGAACCATCAATAACACAAGTATCAATACTAActctcaaaatcaacaaaacacTTTAACAAACCAAGCTCTAAAACATGCTTAATCACCTACTATACTTAATCCACCATCTAAATATCATAACAACTCAAACTAATCACTTAATACTAAGACCTTGAAGAGtcataccttccttggagcttctAAACAATGCGAGAGCCTTGGACTGCCTATGGAGCCCTGATCTATGCTTAAACTACCTTGATCTTACAtataaaatcaagaaatcaaaattAGTTCTTGAAATTTACTATTCTTCATCTTCTTTGATGAATTGTTTGAAATATCTAGGCATGGAATTAGGAGCTCAAAATCCTAGAGAGTGTGTATCTAACCATcaagaagctaggataattaccttgatAAATAACAAggagtggagcttggactttgaTTTCCAAAAAAAGGGGCTGAAAGCTTCATGTGAGAAAATGGGGGAGAAATcttgcttgcttccttggttgtaTTGGTTTTGTATGATAAAGGGTTGGCTGAGGCTTAACCTTAGTTAATCAAGAGTTAAAATGCTTGGCATATAATCAATCTTGCAAAATATCTACTTAACTTGCTTACATCATCTTGATGATCTCATTTCCATGCCACATGTTATTATCTTTTGGTTTAATGATGTCACCTTATTTCTAGTCCACTTGTTCAATCCCCCTTGCTTCTTGCACAAGCTTGTTCCTTGACCGTTTATTttttttacggttcgcttaactctcgttctcgttgttcatttgaaggatcatatccgggatcctattacttgggcttccctaaacctttcttaatattttatcttcctttaatgatcctctattaaaatccttgaattgaattcctttcaatcatgttaccttatacttaattctttcagtatctggtggattttcggaaaaaaccaaagtgttcgaattcgaattctaacgacctgtacatacactcatttactttatggaatactaatctgatctcagaatttccataacagtactcctatatagtgtggtttgATAACTTTTTTCAATCAACAAAGATTAGCAAAAGTTATTATTCATCAGGGTTtcgaaaattccaaaaattggggttattacactgacAACAAGAAGCTCTAAAACGTTGTGGAAAAATTCAGGGAACGCTTTTTGAATATTCATGTCTTCTTTCACGAGTTCAGTCAGATAATCACTGATGTGACGGTGAATACTTTTAAGAATGAGTGGAGAATTTATGTTAATGATATAGACGGGATCTCAATAAAAATATCCACCAGTGTGCTGAGGAAGTTAAACATAGTTGAACTGTTTGTCCTAAATACAAAAATCCCATGGTTGACTTCACTGGAAAATGAATACTTCAAAGGAAAGCATTAATGAATGTGTGTCCTCAAGCATTCCTTGAACCATTTATGATCAAGATATTTTTAGATGGAAGAATGATGAACATGACCTTATCTAATGAACATTTGAGACTCATTCGATATCTTCACCTCACTTTTTCTTGAAAGTCAACTTAGAAGCAAAAGAGAAAACCTGGAAGCTCCTAGAGTGAAAAGATCAGAAGCATAACTCAAAGCTGCTGAAGAACTGTATGCTTACATGTTGAATGATAAGATGATGAAAGAGTCGGAAAAAGACAAGAGGAATCTAACAAGAGCATATCATGAGATGATGTTTATAAATGGGGTGGCAGAAATTGATCTCCTGAAAGATAGTGAACCTATTATCAGCAAGGATAATGAAGGGGATCAAGTCTTTGAGACAATAAAAAGAAGATTAAAATCAAAGATTTTAGAGCGAGTGAATCAGATTCAATCAAGCAAGCCTTGTTGGAAGTCAAAATTTCAATATGCAAAGATGACAAGCGTGCCTTGATTTCAATCATGGAAATACTTGAAGAAGTGTTGGAAGAAGTAACTATCAACAACACAAAAAGAGTACAAGACTTTATTAAAAGGATAATTGTCTTTGTAATGGCAAGAAAATTAACATTGTTATTTAGTCTTCTCACAGAGTTGTCAATATCAGGTATCTTCAACTAATGCTCAAAGAGCTGAACAATCCACCACCTAAGAATTCACTTGAAATTGAAGCTCATGATTCTATTCAAGCTAGATTGAATGAACTTCTGAatagaaagaaagaaaaagagaaagaagCATCTCATCCGGTCTCCACACAGGCATCAGATCCCAAGAAGAAAGCTACCAAAAGAAAATATGTTCAGACTAAATCTACTCAGGAAGGAGAAGGTAGTCAAGGAAAGAAGCTGAAgaaaacaaagacaaagaagactTAGTTTATTTTTTCCGGATATAGGAACACTTCTTATCTTTTTAACTTGTAATTTGAGAAATATGGAATTAAATATGTGATCCATAATGCATTAATATTATTCTTGATTTTCAGTAAGTACTTTTTTCAttgtcagttgagttatcctttaAGGATTTGATTGGAGAactctaacaaacaaataggggagattgtaaAGTATAATGTAACGTAATATGTAACTGAGGAAATATAATTTAACCTGAAACATaaactaataaataatattaactgTGAAGCATAAGAACCCTGAAGATGAATACTggataaatacaaagaatcaaaacaTGGAACTAATGCTCCAAGTCCGTAACCAGGTCatggaaagaagttcattaatatgttcaagcctcCATGAAAAATAAAATGTCAAAGGACTTCTAGTGACAATAAAatgtattgatttgaagtattggAGATCAAGGGTTTCAGTGATTAAAGCAATGAATGACTAACAGGTTGTATCAGCTCAGAATTGTAAAGAGATTGTGTGAATTCTATCTGGTactacactacaagaaaaacatCAATAGACATCAGTTATTGACCGTTGTGAAAGATgtaaaaaaccgatgtctacgTGGGTGTAGTAAAAGGTCCCTGTTTTTCACATCGATTCAGGACCAATATGAAAAATAACATTATACATCATTTCTAGATAAATAACCGATGTATTAGATATACTAAGACATCGGTTAGTAATCAATGTGGAAAATAAGAAACGATATCAAATGTGCATATACAACAACGCTTTCATAAATTAAAACGATATATTAGACATAATAAGACATCAGTTAATGACTGATGTCTATGGTTACATATTTacctattatatatataataggtatatgtatatatatacattaaaatACCAAAAACTAAAACAAGTAAATTGAATCACATCTAAATAACCACAACTTTCATTATTATTATCAAACTAATACAAAGTATTCAAATATATCATTGACAAAATCAAAAACATAATTCTCAAATCTAGACATTATCAAGTCAAAATGAAATTTTCCTACTACTCTCCTATGTTGAAGCAGATCATATTCCACAGCAGGGCAAGCACCTCTCTGGAGCATTGTAGGTCTTCAACAGAAATCATCATACCCCTTCATGTCACAGGGCCTATTCAAGAACTACAAAGAACTTCTACAGCTAAGCTTTTAAGCATTCCAGGacaagggtccccaagtatagCTGCGGAGACAGGTATTGAACATTTTTGCTTTCCAATGCAAAGCTGCGGTTTTTATTAAATGTCAAAATTCTGATATTTGCGATGAATAAAAATGTTATAAATTTATCCAGCAGCAGAGGAACTATGAGCTAACTGTGGAATAGAGCAAAGCATAttcattattattaatttatactAATACATCATCGCCCGCTATATAAGGAAAATAAGAAGATTGCGATGTTTTTCCCAAGGAACCGAACCTTTCTTGCAAGAAGTTTAGGCAAATGACGATATAAATATCAAAATCAAAAGGAAGCCAACATCTCCTGAACTTTTGGGCAGACCATATGCTTTCATGGTAGTTTATGGCCTAAAATGTGTCATTTATGTATGTACaattatatatgaatatattgcATCTTTACATAAGAACTGCTCCAAAGATGCAGCTTATTTAAGATGCTCACACATATCGTATGATTTATTTACTCTCGTTTCATATTTCAACTTTTAAGAACATATAGCATGCTCCCAGTAAAAAATTGACAACTACGAATTTGTAACACCATTTCCGGTATGAACCAAGGAACTCCAAAATAAATTTAGATAAAAGTTCATTGCAAGATAAATCTagataaaacttgaaaatatctTAAATACCAGTTTGATTAATATAGGAAAAATTTACTCACCTTCTAGTACTGAACCTTCACTGACACCTTTGTATGCCCAGTCACAAGCTGCTCTTATACCTTCAGTAGCATATCTACAGCAAGTATAGAATGTTTAAATTCCtcctatttttttttaaaaaggacCATGCAGGCCGCCTCTGCATTCTTCTTACTTGGTTCTACTGGCAATGGTCTTGCCCAAAACCTTGCCATGCTCATTGTTGGAAGGCTTTTACTTGGTGCTGGAATTGGATTCGGAAACCAGGTCTTTTAACTTATGATCAACAGTAAACATTTTATTGATAATAATGCACTTGTTTTCTTTTGAGTTATAGCCATGTAATGGTTGATAATGCAGGCAGTGCCACTATTTATATCAGTGCCATTATGTTCCAGTTGCTAGTTACAGTAGGCATTTTAGTTGCAAATTTAGTCAACTTTTTCACATCTCATCTCCCTCATGGTTGGAGATATTCACTTGGCAAGAAAGACCGAGTTATGAAAACACTAAAGAAAATCAAGGGCAAGCATATTGACGTTGACAAGGAGTATCAGTCAATTGTAGATGCTACAGAGATAGCTCAGAAGTTCAAGCATCCTTTTAAACATTTAGTAAAAAATTGCATGCCACAACTTATATGCGGGACCATAATTCAAATGTTTCAGCAGCTCACAGGGATTAATGTTATCATGTTTTATGCTCCTTTTTGTTCAAAACAATGGGATTCAAAAATGACGCCTCTAAACTTTTCAGTTACATAACTGAAGCACACTACTATAACATCCAAACTTACATGTCTGGGCAAGTTGGCTTATTACCGCCACAATTCTCCCATGTTGGGACTTGGTCTTTCCATTCACCCTGATAGGTATAAATTAAGGCGATATAATAAGAATAAAGGTGAAACAGCAAAATATTTCAATTAGTCTGCAGGCGGAAAGGCTGCTGTTTAAGTATACCGTAATATTCTTCCGAAGTAAATCCTACATGAAGTGGCTGCACATACATGTATCATTGTGTTATGATAGTCTTGTAACGTGCTCGTCAGGATGCAAGTTTGAAACAAAGAAAACTTACTATCAGATTAAATTGCATACCTGATGAATATCTCCAATaaaatgagagagaaagagaagagCTTCCGTTATATTATCTGTGGGCAAGAGAAAGATTGGTCATGTTTTAGGATCTGTAAATCCTATAGTTGGCTATGTACTAAAAGTATTTATATTGTTATTATTACAGAGACTGAATTCTACGACATGTAGcagtgttttattcttaagcaTCACATTGTCAAGTAATTATACCATTATCAAAAAAAGATGCGACAAACTCAAGTAACAAGTGTTTGTAAACAAAATTAAAAAGGAATATCGTGAAATTTGCTGAAGAACTCTACCTTGTCCGATTTGTTTTTACACAGTTGAACTCCGACTGCACCTCAAGTGACCTTCCAAATACTACTATACTAGATTTATCAATGTCTATCCTTTGAACAAGATGATCTAATGCAGCCTAGCCAACAATAAGATACATGCTTTTCAGAATCGATAACATCTCTGTTACAGGTAAAGTAAAATTATTAGAAATAATAGAATAGTAACCTGGGAATCTTTTACAATGCCCTGCTGAGATGGGAAGCCTTCACTAGCACCAAATCTGTCCTTTCAAGAATCATTACATTCTAGATTTAACAAGTAAATAATTTTCCGAAAAATCTGCTATTCTAGAAGGTAGGATGCATTTACACAACAAGGCCAGAAGCATGACCTTTAATGCATACCCTCTATAAGAAAGCATAAAGACATTACATTGTAGTTTTTGTAACATCATGCACACCATCTCAAGCCGGTGAGCAATATCTGTAGGAAAATTATGAAGGCCTCACACGAAAGTTGAAAAATAAGAAAGGACTTTGTAAACATAAGCTTTATGGAACATGGAACAGGAGAGCAATCTAATAAGTAGGTTAAAGAAAGAGTAAGGCCATTCCTCCAATAAAGAATTACAAACACAAGCAAGGATACTTTCAGCAGCCAGCAAAGTGTTGTTAGAATTTTAGATTTCACAGAGCTACGATGAAATTAATGAGTGAATATAACTTGCTTCATTCCCAGTTTTTGTTGTTCTCATTATCTCTGCCACAAGTTTTCTCTCCTACAAAATTCAATACA is a genomic window containing:
- the LOC141712989 gene encoding alpha/beta hydrolase domain-containing protein WAV2-like, whose amino-acid sequence is MVCMMLQKLQCNVFMLSYRGFGASEGFPSQQGIVKDSQAALDHLVQRIDIDKSSIVVFGRSLEVQSEFNCVKTNRTR